The following proteins are co-located in the [Chlorobium] sp. 445 genome:
- the atpC gene encoding ATP synthase F1 subunit epsilon — MPFQVEVVTPVKQVFEGEAVCLTLPGVVGSFQILQNHAPILSALKEGTLRIDLADKSSQTFVISSGFVEMNNNRAIVIAESVQKA, encoded by the coding sequence ATGCCCTTTCAAGTTGAAGTCGTTACGCCAGTTAAGCAGGTCTTTGAAGGCGAAGCTGTATGTCTGACATTGCCCGGTGTAGTAGGTAGTTTTCAGATTTTGCAAAACCACGCACCGATTCTTTCAGCATTGAAAGAGGGTACACTCCGCATTGATTTAGCTGATAAATCATCGCAAACCTTTGTCATTTCAAGTGGTTTTGTAGAGATGAACAACAATCGTGCGATTGTTATTGCCGAATCTGTTCAAAAAGCCTAA
- a CDS encoding LD-carboxypeptidase, translated as MTVLKPRRLRKGDVIGIVAPASPVFPEDKLERAAEYIESLGYRIKFGKAVRKVYGYLAGTDKERAQDLNEMFADRYVSAIFCLRGGYGSPRILPLLDYAMIARNPKIFVGFSDITALCSALFAKCKLITFLGPMLVSDMTQPDDFAQEHFWQMITSASVVGELPNHASHHATALQVGEKTGRLSAANLSLLTTLIGTPYLPSLKKSILVIEDIGEEPYRVDRMLSQVANSGVMQALHGFVVGQFTDSEPEDDKPSLSMKQVIADYVKKLPKLVPAFANFSFGHIKSKLTLPFGARAKLSVTRRHCKLEITERVVT; from the coding sequence TTGACCGTCCTAAAACCAAGGCGTCTCCGAAAGGGCGATGTTATCGGTATTGTTGCGCCTGCAAGCCCAGTATTTCCTGAGGACAAATTGGAGCGTGCTGCCGAATACATCGAGAGTTTGGGTTATCGCATCAAGTTTGGTAAGGCAGTGCGCAAGGTATATGGTTACTTAGCAGGTACGGATAAAGAACGCGCGCAAGACCTCAACGAAATGTTCGCTGACCGATATGTCTCAGCGATTTTTTGTTTGCGTGGTGGCTATGGCTCGCCGCGTATTCTCCCCCTGCTCGATTACGCCATGATAGCACGCAATCCCAAAATTTTCGTAGGCTTCTCTGACATCACTGCGCTCTGCAGCGCACTATTTGCAAAGTGCAAACTCATCACATTTTTAGGACCGATGCTTGTCTCCGATATGACACAGCCAGATGACTTTGCGCAAGAGCACTTCTGGCAAATGATAACATCGGCAAGCGTTGTCGGCGAACTGCCAAACCACGCTTCCCATCATGCTACAGCGCTGCAAGTCGGCGAAAAGACCGGACGCCTTAGCGCAGCAAATCTCTCGCTGCTGACAACCCTTATCGGCACACCCTATTTGCCAAGTCTGAAAAAGAGTATCTTGGTAATAGAAGACATCGGCGAAGAACCTTACCGCGTGGATAGGATGCTCTCGCAAGTTGCAAATTCGGGAGTAATGCAAGCATTGCACGGCTTTGTGGTAGGACAATTTACAGACTCTGAGCCAGAGGATGATAAACCTTCGCTTTCAATGAAGCAAGTGATTGCGGACTATGTCAAAAAGCTGCCGAAACTTGTGCCAGCATTTGCAAACTTTTCATTCGGTCATATCAAATCCAAGTTGACTTTACCATTTGGCGCGAGAGCAAAACTGAGTGTAACGCGCCGTCATTGCAAGTTAGAGATAACAGAGCGCGTTGTAACATAG
- a CDS encoding DNA-binding response regulator: MSNHKTILIADDELNYVSSLRAHLEKEGYQVIWAQNAAEAMAKISAKPHAVVVDLMRGQSSGLDLCRKLRMQPEWRYLPIIIFTNKEGESNEVVCLEVGADDFIHKSASLRVFSARLRNILRRYGRYVESPTTDDVSYIKINQLEINKAFYSVRLNHKDIFLPRKEFELLWILASNKGKVFSREMLLRRVWGENVYVTDRTVDVHICKIRQRLGAFGHEHLETIKGIGYRIKA; this comes from the coding sequence ATGTCAAACCATAAAACTATCCTCATCGCCGATGACGAATTAAATTATGTGTCGTCTTTACGTGCTCATTTAGAAAAGGAAGGATACCAGGTTATTTGGGCACAAAATGCAGCTGAGGCAATGGCAAAAATTTCTGCCAAACCCCATGCTGTGGTTGTCGATCTCATGCGTGGGCAATCATCTGGACTTGACCTTTGCCGCAAACTTCGCATGCAGCCTGAATGGCGATACCTACCTATCATTATTTTTACCAACAAAGAAGGTGAGTCCAACGAGGTTGTCTGCCTTGAAGTTGGGGCTGATGATTTCATTCACAAGTCAGCCAGTTTGCGTGTATTTTCAGCACGCTTACGCAACATTCTCAGGCGTTATGGACGTTATGTCGAATCGCCCACGACCGATGATGTCTCATACATTAAAATCAATCAACTTGAAATCAACAAGGCTTTCTACTCGGTTCGCCTCAATCACAAAGATATTTTCCTACCACGCAAAGAATTCGAATTACTCTGGATTTTAGCTTCTAACAAAGGCAAGGTCTTTTCACGTGAGATGCTCTTGCGCCGTGTGTGGGGCGAAAATGTCTATGTTACAGACCGCACCGTTGATGTGCATATCTGCAAAATTCGTCAGCGTTTAGGGGCTTTCGGACATGAACACTTGGAGACCATCAAAGGGATTGGCTACCGAATTAAAGCGTAG
- a CDS encoding CcmD family protein — protein sequence MEEFFTQNSIYVVLVIVLVIFTGLFIYLLRLEKKLTALEQQFSEQDDTQQKR from the coding sequence ATGGAAGAGTTCTTCACGCAAAATTCAATCTATGTAGTTCTAGTCATTGTCCTGGTCATCTTCACAGGATTATTCATCTATCTCTTGCGTCTTGAAAAAAAACTCACCGCGTTGGAGCAGCAATTCTCTGAGCAAGATGACACTCAGCAAAAACGCTAA
- a CDS encoding purine-nucleoside phosphorylase translates to MTDLRKKITEAHDFIRTKTTDTYPVGIVLGTGLGGLAKEIETQLVLEYEHIPHFPLSTVESHSGRLIFGTLSGKKVVAMQGRFHYYEGYSMQEITFPIRVMKTLGVKTLCISNACGGLNPLYRKGDIMIIDDHINLIGDNPLIGKNDDELGPRFPDMSEPYSKRLIQLAEEAALELKIKVQRGVYVALSGPSLETRAEYRMLRLLQADVVGMSTVPEVIVANHQGTEVLGISIITDECFPESLKPVDVKEIIAAANEAEPKMTAIFKRVIEKL, encoded by the coding sequence ATGACTGACCTGCGCAAAAAAATCACCGAAGCACACGACTTTATTCGAACCAAGACCACCGACACTTATCCTGTGGGTATTGTGCTTGGCACAGGACTTGGCGGACTTGCTAAAGAAATTGAAACGCAACTTGTCTTAGAATATGAACACATTCCGCACTTTCCACTTTCGACAGTAGAATCGCACAGCGGACGGCTAATTTTCGGAACGCTCAGTGGCAAAAAGGTGGTCGCTATGCAGGGGCGTTTTCATTACTACGAAGGCTACTCCATGCAAGAAATTACCTTTCCAATTCGTGTGATGAAAACCTTAGGTGTCAAAACGCTGTGCATCTCAAATGCTTGCGGTGGGCTAAATCCGCTCTATCGCAAAGGTGATATTATGATTATTGACGACCACATTAACCTTATTGGCGACAATCCGCTGATTGGAAAAAATGATGACGAACTCGGTCCGCGTTTCCCCGACATGAGTGAGCCGTACTCGAAGCGTTTGATTCAGTTAGCAGAAGAAGCGGCACTTGAGCTAAAAATCAAGGTGCAGCGTGGTGTCTATGTGGCACTCTCGGGTCCAAGTTTGGAGACGCGTGCAGAATACCGAATGCTGCGTCTGCTTCAAGCTGATGTGGTGGGCATGTCCACTGTGCCTGAAGTGATTGTTGCAAATCATCAAGGCACAGAAGTGTTAGGCATCTCAATTATCACGGATGAATGTTTTCCTGAAAGCCTCAAGCCTGTTGATGTAAAAGAAATCATCGCTGCAGCAAACGAAGCCGAGCCGAAGATGACCGCTATCTTCAAACGTGTAATTGAAAAGCTATAA
- the crcB gene encoding fluoride efflux transporter CrcB codes for MKTVLIIGVGSFIGGTLRYLVAQQVQKNFLSTFPFGTLSVNIVGCFLIGLVFALSDRGNLSQEWRLFLATGICGGFTTFSAFSNETIALLRDGQFLYAGLYVTSSVTLGLVATFLGYMILKGL; via the coding sequence ATGAAAACTGTGTTGATAATTGGCGTGGGCAGTTTTATCGGCGGCACACTTCGCTATCTTGTTGCACAGCAAGTGCAAAAGAATTTTCTGTCGACTTTCCCGTTTGGTACGCTAAGCGTCAATATCGTAGGGTGCTTTTTGATTGGGCTCGTCTTTGCGCTAAGCGATAGAGGTAATCTGTCTCAAGAGTGGCGACTCTTCTTGGCAACGGGCATCTGCGGTGGTTTTACAACTTTCTCGGCATTTTCAAATGAAACCATTGCTTTGCTGCGCGATGGTCAATTTCTCTATGCAGGGCTGTATGTAACCAGCAGCGTTACACTTGGACTGGTAGCGACATTTTTGGGATACATGATTTTGAAAGGGCTATGA
- a CDS encoding adenylosuccinate lyase: MIPRYSPQDIAALWTEEAKMQRWLEIELAAVEARVKLGEVPEADYEEIKRKAKFDVARVLEIEKTTKHDVIAFLTNVAEHVGTASRHIHQGMTSSDVLDTALSMQLRDAGKIILADIEHLMRVLARRAKEFKYTLQIGRTHGVHAEPITFGLKLALWHEEMQRNRQRLKRAIEIVSVGKVSGAVGTFEHLSPKVEEYVCKKLGLRPEPIATQVIQRDRHAEYLCTLAVIAASIEKFSIECRHLQRTEVLEAEEFFSEGQKGSSAMPHKRNPITFERLTGLARVIRANAMASLENVALWHERDISHSSVERIIMPDSTIALCYIVREFSYAIEKLIVYPDRMLKNFEHSFGLIASQSVMLALTTKGLTREEAYALVQRNAMRSWKEKIQLKELILNDADIRAQLSEQDIHQLFSHDALMKKIKKNIDYIFRRAGLDKHKKKT; the protein is encoded by the coding sequence GTGATACCGCGTTATTCACCGCAAGATATCGCTGCTCTCTGGACTGAAGAAGCCAAAATGCAGCGCTGGCTTGAAATTGAACTTGCCGCTGTTGAGGCACGTGTCAAACTCGGCGAGGTGCCTGAAGCAGACTATGAAGAAATTAAACGCAAAGCAAAGTTCGATGTGGCACGTGTGCTCGAGATTGAAAAGACGACCAAGCACGATGTAATTGCGTTTTTGACCAACGTTGCTGAACATGTCGGCACAGCCTCGCGCCACATTCATCAAGGCATGACCTCAAGTGATGTCTTGGACACTGCTCTTTCGATGCAACTGCGCGATGCTGGCAAAATCATCTTAGCCGATATTGAGCACTTAATGCGTGTGCTTGCCCGCCGTGCCAAAGAATTCAAGTACACCTTGCAAATCGGACGTACACATGGCGTACATGCCGAACCAATTACTTTTGGCTTGAAACTTGCACTCTGGCACGAAGAGATGCAGCGCAATCGGCAGCGGTTAAAGCGAGCCATTGAAATCGTCAGTGTCGGTAAAGTCAGCGGTGCAGTCGGCACATTTGAGCACCTTTCTCCGAAAGTTGAGGAATATGTTTGCAAAAAATTAGGCTTAAGACCTGAACCTATTGCAACGCAAGTCATCCAGCGCGATCGGCATGCTGAGTACCTTTGTACGCTTGCGGTCATTGCCGCCTCGATTGAAAAATTCTCGATTGAATGCCGGCACTTGCAGCGCACCGAAGTCTTAGAAGCTGAAGAATTTTTCAGTGAAGGACAAAAAGGCAGCTCTGCGATGCCGCATAAACGTAACCCGATTACTTTCGAGCGTCTGACTGGATTAGCCCGTGTCATTCGCGCTAATGCCATGGCTAGCCTAGAAAATGTAGCACTTTGGCATGAGCGCGACATCTCGCATAGTTCTGTCGAGCGCATTATCATGCCCGATTCTACCATTGCACTGTGCTACATCGTGCGAGAATTTTCTTACGCCATCGAGAAACTCATTGTCTATCCAGACCGCATGCTGAAAAATTTTGAGCATTCCTTTGGGCTTATTGCGTCACAATCCGTCATGCTTGCGCTGACCACAAAAGGCTTAACGCGTGAAGAGGCTTATGCGCTCGTGCAGCGCAATGCCATGCGAAGCTGGAAAGAAAAAATCCAACTCAAAGAGCTTATCTTGAATGATGCTGACATTCGCGCACAGCTCTCTGAACAAGACATTCATCAACTTTTCTCGCACGATGCATTGATGAAGAAAATAAAGAAAAACATCGACTACATTTTCAGGCGAGCTGGCTTAGACAAGCATAAGAAAAAAACATAA
- a CDS encoding transcriptional regulator: MKTVSLKLLTIIADEALQRRLIEDVKTLGARGYTLEKAYGEGDSGGRISPWEGENIRLELLISAELAEKILDRLARDYFDKYSIIAYLSDVQVLRGEKFI, from the coding sequence ATGAAAACGGTATCACTCAAACTGCTTACCATTATCGCCGATGAAGCCTTGCAACGACGGCTTATTGAAGATGTCAAAACGCTCGGCGCAAGAGGCTACACGCTCGAGAAAGCCTACGGCGAAGGCGACAGCGGTGGTCGTATCAGTCCATGGGAAGGCGAAAACATTCGATTGGAGCTGCTCATCAGCGCAGAACTTGCTGAAAAAATTTTAGATAGACTTGCACGCGATTACTTCGACAAATACAGTATCATTGCGTATCTCTCCGATGTGCAAGTCTTACGCGGCGAAAAGTTTATTTAA
- a CDS encoding sodium-dependent bicarbonate transport family permease, translated as MEIQALVVSLLSPMVLAFVLGIVATAMKSDLKFPEELYTSLTIYLLVAIGLKGGYKLSITPFSEFIYPALAALVLGIIIPIWSYQILLRLGKFDIANSAAIAAHYGSVSAVTFGEALAFHDNLKVALLEQNPQMSEEALKLTGGVYEGFMPGLLTIMEFPAIIIAILTARIAAGKSSQSNGEASLGKVMQELIASKSNLLMLGFLLVGFIAGKRGWEQVAPFFDLPFRGILALFLLEAGLVTGRRLGDLKKVGGFLVGFGIVMPILHAVLGIYLGKLAGLSLGGATILGVLSASASYIAAPAACRVALPQASPTYYLTASLAITFPFNIIIGLPLYHYFAKLLYGI; from the coding sequence ATGGAAATACAAGCCTTGGTTGTGTCGCTTCTTTCGCCAATGGTCTTGGCGTTCGTGCTTGGTATTGTAGCCACAGCCATGAAAAGCGACCTAAAATTTCCTGAAGAACTCTACACTTCGCTCACGATTTACCTGCTTGTTGCTATCGGCTTGAAAGGTGGCTACAAGTTGTCGATAACGCCGTTTTCTGAATTCATTTATCCCGCACTTGCGGCGTTGGTGTTGGGGATTATCATTCCGATTTGGTCGTATCAAATTCTCTTGCGTCTGGGCAAGTTTGATATTGCAAACTCGGCAGCGATTGCAGCGCACTACGGCTCGGTTTCGGCAGTAACCTTTGGTGAAGCGCTTGCCTTTCACGATAATCTCAAGGTAGCTCTGCTTGAGCAAAATCCACAGATGAGCGAAGAAGCCTTGAAACTTACGGGTGGCGTCTATGAAGGCTTTATGCCCGGCTTGCTGACGATTATGGAATTTCCTGCCATCATCATAGCAATTCTCACGGCGCGCATTGCCGCAGGAAAATCTTCCCAATCAAACGGTGAAGCCTCGCTCGGAAAAGTGATGCAAGAACTGATTGCAAGCAAAAGCAACCTGCTGATGTTAGGCTTCTTATTGGTCGGATTTATTGCAGGCAAGCGCGGCTGGGAGCAAGTGGCACCATTTTTTGATTTGCCGTTTCGTGGTATTCTCGCGCTCTTTCTACTCGAGGCAGGCTTAGTAACAGGCAGGCGTCTGGGCGACTTAAAGAAAGTCGGTGGCTTTCTTGTCGGCTTTGGCATTGTGATGCCAATTCTGCATGCCGTGTTAGGCATTTATCTTGGTAAGCTCGCGGGGCTTTCGCTCGGCGGCGCAACGATTCTGGGCGTGCTCTCGGCAAGTGCTTCCTACATTGCGGCACCTGCGGCGTGCCGTGTCGCGCTGCCGCAAGCCTCGCCGACCTATTACCTCACGGCGTCGCTTGCGATTACCTTTCCGTTCAATATCATCATCGGATTGCCGCTTTATCATTACTTTGCAAAACTTTTATACGGCATATAA
- a CDS encoding carbonate dehydratase — MKKILFILSLILLALPLSAQTRNPITPDQAIERLKAGNKRFVEGKTIHPRQSPERIREVAKGQKPYAIIVGCADSRVPNEIIFDEGLGDLFIVRTAGQVSAAASFGSIEFAQAVLGANLVVVLGHTECGAVGASCNYQNAVPGHIIALVNAIKPAALRVEAQVKAGKVKQEEFVNATVRENVRMQVEQLRNLEPILADAVRKGEIKIVGAIYHLATGVVEFLPETLKP, encoded by the coding sequence ATGAAAAAGATACTTTTTATTCTATCGCTTATTCTTCTTGCGCTGCCACTTTCGGCGCAAACACGCAATCCTATCACTCCCGACCAAGCCATAGAGCGACTGAAAGCAGGTAACAAGCGCTTCGTGGAAGGCAAGACCATTCACCCACGCCAAAGTCCTGAGCGCATTCGTGAAGTTGCAAAAGGACAAAAACCTTATGCCATTATCGTCGGCTGTGCTGATAGCCGTGTGCCAAATGAAATCATCTTCGATGAAGGCTTGGGCGACCTCTTCATCGTGCGCACAGCTGGGCAAGTGTCTGCTGCCGCCTCGTTTGGCAGTATTGAATTTGCTCAAGCCGTGCTAGGCGCGAACCTCGTTGTCGTGCTTGGGCATACGGAGTGCGGTGCCGTTGGAGCGTCGTGCAATTATCAAAACGCCGTGCCGGGGCACATCATCGCATTGGTCAACGCCATCAAGCCTGCAGCCTTGCGCGTTGAAGCACAAGTAAAAGCTGGGAAAGTCAAGCAAGAGGAGTTCGTCAATGCCACTGTACGTGAAAATGTACGAATGCAGGTCGAGCAACTGCGCAATTTAGAGCCGATTCTTGCCGATGCCGTTCGAAAAGGAGAAATCAAAATCGTCGGTGCAATCTATCATCTTGCAACCGGCGTTGTGGAATTTCTTCCCGAAACACTCAAACCCTAA
- a CDS encoding B12-binding domain-containing radical SAM protein: protein MRNDLLPPESIRPLKILFITPKGKKEEDTSQKALFSMAIGVLVSITPPQHEIELVDELFGDEINFNGDYDLVGITARTMNVTRAYDIADEFRRRGKKVIMGGVHVSFNYDEAIQHCDSVVCGEAENLWAYVLQDVAMGNLQPRYNATDFPPVKEVPMIDYERIFKASKRDKVDARKSIPIYMTRGCPYTCTFCVTPNFTGRLYRVQSVETIKEQIETAKRVWFKPSRYGKKPWFMFTDENLGVNKAKMFQIMDVLKECDIKFSSFISINFLEDKEAVKKLVDAGCAMALVGFESVNQETVDQYDKWKMNNVAKYAQIIKQCRQMGLNIQGNFLTNPAIDTYEDMTAVEKFVDDNLLMMPIYSILTPYPGTTMYKEYKAKGLIVDEDWDKYTAHNLVIRCDKYDPLEYQIQYMRHFLGFYKWSTIIKRVLLNPNKMINLVTSLIFKRNLKDQLQSVLSGKKAPIQHLLEKAAKEKSEAQTELTMSA from the coding sequence ATGCGCAACGATCTCTTGCCGCCTGAGAGCATCCGACCGCTAAAAATTCTCTTTATCACGCCGAAGGGCAAAAAAGAAGAAGACACAAGCCAGAAAGCACTTTTTTCTATGGCAATTGGAGTGCTTGTCAGCATCACACCACCGCAACATGAAATTGAACTCGTCGATGAGCTTTTTGGTGATGAAATCAACTTCAATGGCGACTACGACCTTGTTGGGATTACAGCACGCACGATGAATGTCACGCGCGCCTATGACATCGCCGATGAATTTCGTCGACGCGGGAAGAAAGTGATTATGGGCGGCGTCCATGTCTCGTTCAACTACGACGAAGCCATTCAGCACTGTGATTCTGTTGTGTGCGGCGAAGCCGAAAACCTCTGGGCTTATGTCCTGCAAGATGTGGCAATGGGTAATTTGCAACCGCGCTACAATGCCACAGATTTCCCGCCTGTCAAAGAAGTACCCATGATTGATTATGAGCGTATCTTCAAAGCCAGCAAACGTGATAAAGTCGATGCACGCAAATCGATTCCAATTTACATGACACGCGGCTGCCCCTACACTTGCACATTTTGTGTAACACCAAACTTCACCGGACGGCTCTATCGCGTTCAATCTGTCGAGACCATCAAAGAGCAAATTGAAACCGCAAAGCGCGTCTGGTTCAAACCCTCACGCTATGGCAAGAAACCGTGGTTTATGTTCACCGATGAAAACCTTGGCGTAAACAAAGCCAAAATGTTTCAGATTATGGACGTGCTCAAAGAGTGCGACATCAAGTTTAGCTCTTTCATCAGTATAAATTTTCTGGAAGACAAAGAAGCCGTCAAAAAGTTGGTTGATGCTGGCTGCGCTATGGCGCTCGTCGGGTTTGAATCGGTCAATCAAGAAACCGTTGACCAATATGATAAGTGGAAGATGAACAACGTAGCAAAATATGCCCAAATCATTAAGCAGTGCCGCCAGATGGGCTTAAACATTCAAGGTAACTTCCTCACTAATCCAGCCATTGATACCTACGAAGATATGACTGCCGTCGAAAAATTCGTTGATGATAATCTCCTCATGATGCCTATTTATTCCATTCTCACGCCCTATCCTGGCACCACGATGTATAAAGAATACAAAGCCAAAGGTCTGATTGTCGATGAGGACTGGGACAAATACACGGCTCACAACCTTGTCATTCGCTGCGACAAATACGACCCGCTCGAATATCAAATTCAATACATGCGCCACTTCTTGGGCTTCTACAAATGGTCCACCATCATCAAGCGTGTGCTCCTCAATCCAAACAAAATGATTAACTTGGTAACTAGCCTCATCTTCAAGCGCAATCTTAAAGATCAGCTTCAAAGCGTGCTTAGCGGCAAGAAAGCCCCAATTCAACATCTGCTTGAAAAAGCCGCCAAAGAAAAATCTGAGGCACAAACGGAACTGACCATGAGTGCTTAA
- a CDS encoding 2-oxoglutarate ferredoxin oxidoreductase subunit alpha, with translation MSEVKSVRLETKEDVTILFAGDSGDGMQLTGTQFSETAAILGNDLNTFPNYPAEIRAPAGTLPGVSGFQVQFGSKEIFTPGDQIDVLVAMNAAALKANIKNLKKGKFIIANADGFDAKNLELAGYKTNPLEDGSLNDYHVYKIEISRLTQAALEGSGLSTKDIDRCKNMFVLGLLYWLYCRPIAPTIKNIQEKFKKKPEIAEANVRAIKAGYNYGEMTEQFTTRFEVKKAKLPAGTYRHIMGNQATAFGLIAASKKSGLPLFLGSYPITPASDILHELAKYKNFGVRTFQAEDEIAAICAAIGASYGGHLAVTTTSGPGMDLKAEAMGLAMMLELPLVIVDVQRGGPSTGLPTKTEQSDLLMAMFGRHGEAPLPIIAAQSPSDCFDAAFEACKLAIQFMTPVICLTDGYIANGSEPWRFPQTVDLPDIPVQFVPAREKDDAPYLPYKRNEHLSRSWAIPGTKGLEHRVGGLEKQNETGYISYDGENHELMVRLRAQKVERIADVIPLQTIDNGESSGKLLVLSWGSTFGAVKTAVRDLRKEGYQVSHAHLRYLNPFPKNLGEIIYGFEKILIPELNSGQLVRLIRDKFLVPAVGFSKVQGLPFSVAELKSRILEMLNQ, from the coding sequence ATGAGTGAGGTTAAATCCGTGCGCCTTGAAACCAAAGAGGATGTCACGATTTTATTCGCTGGAGATTCTGGCGATGGCATGCAACTTACAGGCACGCAGTTCAGCGAAACTGCAGCAATTTTAGGCAACGACCTCAACACCTTCCCAAACTATCCTGCTGAAATCCGCGCTCCTGCTGGCACTCTGCCAGGCGTGTCAGGCTTTCAAGTTCAGTTTGGTAGCAAAGAAATCTTCACGCCGGGCGACCAAATTGATGTGCTTGTGGCAATGAATGCTGCGGCACTTAAAGCCAATATCAAGAATCTCAAAAAAGGAAAGTTCATCATTGCTAATGCTGATGGCTTCGATGCAAAGAACTTGGAATTAGCAGGCTACAAGACAAATCCACTGGAAGACGGCTCACTCAACGATTACCATGTCTATAAAATTGAGATTTCGCGCCTGACACAAGCGGCACTTGAGGGCTCGGGGCTAAGCACCAAAGACATTGACCGATGCAAAAATATGTTTGTCTTAGGGCTGCTCTACTGGCTCTATTGTCGACCAATTGCTCCAACGATTAAAAATATTCAAGAAAAGTTTAAGAAAAAGCCAGAGATTGCCGAAGCCAACGTACGCGCAATCAAAGCCGGGTATAACTACGGAGAAATGACTGAGCAATTTACCACGCGCTTTGAGGTCAAGAAAGCGAAGTTACCTGCAGGCACATATCGCCATATCATGGGCAATCAAGCTACAGCGTTCGGACTGATTGCAGCCTCAAAGAAATCTGGGTTGCCGCTTTTCTTGGGCTCGTATCCTATTACACCAGCCTCCGACATTCTGCATGAATTAGCCAAATACAAAAACTTTGGGGTGCGCACGTTCCAAGCGGAAGATGAAATCGCGGCGATTTGTGCAGCAATTGGCGCAAGTTACGGCGGGCATTTGGCAGTAACGACCACGTCTGGTCCGGGCATGGATCTTAAAGCGGAAGCTATGGGCTTAGCCATGATGCTGGAATTGCCGCTTGTGATTGTCGATGTACAACGTGGCGGACCCTCAACAGGGCTGCCAACAAAGACGGAACAATCTGACCTCTTGATGGCAATGTTTGGTCGACATGGTGAAGCGCCACTGCCAATTATTGCAGCGCAATCGCCATCAGATTGCTTCGATGCGGCTTTTGAAGCCTGCAAACTGGCGATTCAATTCATGACTCCGGTCATCTGCTTGACCGATGGCTACATTGCAAATGGCTCTGAGCCTTGGCGCTTCCCACAGACAGTAGATTTACCCGATATTCCTGTTCAATTTGTGCCAGCACGTGAAAAAGACGACGCGCCATATTTGCCCTACAAGCGCAATGAACACCTCTCTCGCTCGTGGGCAATTCCCGGAACGAAGGGACTGGAACATCGTGTCGGTGGCTTAGAGAAGCAAAATGAAACGGGCTACATCTCTTACGATGGTGAAAATCACGAATTGATGGTAAGATTGCGCGCTCAAAAAGTCGAGCGTATTGCTGATGTCATTCCCCTGCAAACCATTGACAATGGCGAGTCGAGCGGCAAATTGCTGGTGCTCAGTTGGGGCTCAACATTTGGGGCGGTCAAGACCGCCGTGCGCGATTTGCGCAAAGAAGGCTACCAAGTCTCGCACGCACACCTGCGTTATCTGAATCCCTTCCCGAAAAACTTAGGTGAGATCATCTACGGCTTTGAGAAAATTCTCATTCCTGAACTCAATTCAGGGCAGCTGGTTCGCCTCATTCGCGACAAGTTTCTTGTGCCTGCAGTGGGATTCAGCAAGGTACAAGGATTGCCATTTTCAGTGGCGGAACTCAAGAGTCGAATTTTAGAAATGCTTAACCAATAA
- a CDS encoding GNAT family N-acetyltransferase encodes MRRIRFATVEDVPQILAFIQALAHYEKLSSEVEATAARLRETLFGDAPAAEVLLAYEDDVAVGFALFFHNYSTFLGKRGIYLEDLFVKPEYRGRGHGKALLARLAEIAQERGCGRLEWAVLDWNTPAIEFYKRLGAVPMSEWTIFRVTGKALDELASKSASLCHLRKIP; translated from the coding sequence ATGCGTCGCATTCGTTTTGCTACGGTAGAAGATGTGCCACAAATTTTAGCTTTCATTCAAGCACTTGCGCACTACGAAAAGCTCTCAAGTGAAGTTGAAGCCACTGCAGCGCGTCTGCGCGAGACGCTCTTTGGCGACGCGCCTGCTGCCGAAGTGCTCTTGGCCTATGAAGATGATGTGGCGGTCGGCTTTGCACTTTTTTTTCATAATTACTCCACTTTTCTGGGCAAGCGAGGCATTTATCTGGAAGATTTGTTTGTCAAACCCGAGTACCGCGGTCGTGGACATGGCAAGGCTTTGCTGGCGCGTCTGGCTGAGATTGCTCAAGAGCGCGGGTGTGGTCGCTTAGAGTGGGCAGTGCTGGATTGGAATACGCCTGCTATTGAGTTTTACAAGCGACTGGGTGCAGTACCAATGTCGGAGTGGACGATTTTCCGAGTTACTGGCAAAGCGCTTGACGAACTTGCATCGAAGTCAGCCTCACTTTGCCATCTTCGAAAAATTCCGTAA